Genomic segment of Glandiceps talaboti chromosome 17, keGlaTala1.1, whole genome shotgun sequence:
gtgtatgtgtgtgtatgtgtgtgtatgtgtgtgtgtatgtgtgtgtgtatgtatgtatgtatgtatgtatgtatgtatgtatgtgtgtgtgtgtatgtatgtatgtatgtatgtatgtatgtatgtatgtatgtatgtatgtatgtatgtatgtatgcgtgtgtctgtatgtatgtatgtatgtatgtatgtatgtatgtatgtatgtatgtatgtatgtatgtatgtatgtatgtatgcgtgtgtctgtatgtatgtatgtatgtatgtatgtatgtatgtatgtatgtatgtatgcgtgtgtatgtatgtatgtatgtatgtatgtatgtatgtatgtatgtatgtatgtatgtatgtatgtatgtatgtatacgctAGATTATATGCTTGTGCGTGAGCGTGAAAAGTGtgtaggtggtggtggtggtggtggtgggggaggggtaTAGTTCAAATGTGCAAATCCGTTCTACTGATTCACCAAATAAGAATTGGTTAAATTACAACTAATGCCATGAGTAACTATTTTTTCAGTGTCttaaatatgacaaattatGCTGACCAGTATGCCGCGAGCCTTGGAGTGAAATTACCTTGAATCACAAATGATCAAATCATGTAATTTACAATTCGAAACGTTAATATATGCATGAACACACATATATAGAAATCTCCAAACGACGTGATACTGTTGAACTTTGCAATTCTCTGTTGTAATTATGCTATGGAAACTCTTCACTCCTAATACTGTCTTAGTTATAATATCCTACTTAAAAGTCGACCACTTCACGATATCATTAGCTTCAAGCCTGAATTATGTACGGTACTTGTTAAAGCCCTAGTAACTGTAAAGGCGGTACTATTTTTTTACACTACTTTATCCGAAATTAAGACTTACTTTTCTTGTTGTATGAACTGAAGGAAAAAACCTACCACCATCCAACAAATTCAGAACTTGTTGACAATCAAGCAAATGGGTCCGTACCGAGTTCacaactgtttacatacagacatcaaaccagtgtacacacacaatcAGAACATCAGTACCAGGAATGATTATCTAACCAGAACTGTTTCCCTTTAAAGTAGAATGTGCTGAtgaatttaattgaaaatcaaatgtcTTTAAACTCCCCAACCTTTGCCGTATGGAAGCTTGCTAAtgatccttttgaaataataaaagaaatctgGGGTTTACTGTCTCGTTTGTAAGGAAATCGACAATATCTATTTTCCCATAGAATTtacacagtattcggcggccatattggatccggcggccatattggattctaaaatggctcagttttgattacattttgacttgaacaaagtaacagcaaagtTTTAACAGTTTATTTAGAAGGTgcatttcacattattttgtaattttattttgctATGGGCAAAAAATAACGACAAATAGCAAAAACGACATGACAGCTTGGCTTCAAATCCCATCAAACCCCACACCAATTATACTACAATGGTTATTTCTATCCATCTCTACCTTTACCATGTACCATGCAAATAACATTATTTCAGTCATCATTTCtctatatactagtacatgcgTATGCGTCTATTTCACTCAACCATCTGTTTTATACACAATGCAGGTTGGGAACACATCAGGAATATGTCTGAGAAAATTCTTTCCGAGAGTTATATTCACCATGCCTCTAACAGACCATACCAAAACTATGCAGTTGGTAGATTACTTGATGACGTCACCAAACGATTTCCAAATAAAGAAGCACTTGTGTTTATGAAAGACAACACAAGGAAAACATTTCAGGAACTGCATCGTGACGTCAATCAAATTGCAGCTGGGTTTTTACAGTTTGGGTTCAAACCAGGTGATCGCGTTGGCATCTGGGCAGAAGAAAACTATGACTGGGTTAAGACAGACTTTGCTATATCGACTGCTGGTATCGTATCTGTAAGATTACCACTAGCATCGTCCCCACAACGATTACGTCATTTGTTAGATAAATTGGCATGCAAAGCCCTGATAACCAGTTTGGCTAGTGTCGACTCTTTGAAACGTCTAGAAGGCATTGCTTCCGACATAACCACGATGACCGACAGTAAACTCTCAGTAGAAGAGCTACCATGCTTACAAAACATTATATCGATATCACCCATTCAACATCCGGGTATCATCAATCTTGAAGCGATCATTGAACTTGGTGATGGAGTCGGAGCTAGAGAAGAACTGGAAAAGACAAAACGGCTCCCCTCTTTAGATGATCTGTACACGATTATGTTTACATCAGGGAGTACAGGCCTGCCTAAAGCAGTAGCCATGCCAAATCGGCGTTTTGATGACACTCGAAACTCGATGGAGTACCTTTATGATGTTACCATGGAGACTGTCAAAACCGAAGGATTAACCCATCCCCATGTGAACACCTGTACATCAGGAGCCTACACATTTGCTGAAGGTATCATGTTGGTTTTGGGATGTACGATAGTCTTCCCCTACCCATCTCAAAACACAAATGCCCTGTTATCAGCTATCCAAAAGGAGAGGTGCAACACTGCCTTGCTCTTCCCCATGCACTTTATAGACATTACAAACCATACAGATATAGGAAGACTTGGTCTATGCAGTTTGAAGTATGTCCAAGCAGTTGGCAATGTCTTCTCACCCAGTCTGTTAAAAACGGCGTCTTCCCTGCTGTCTACATACGTACAACAAATCTACAGTTCGATTGAGTGTGGCCTGGTAACAGGGCATAGCGTCGATGCAACTCTCGACGAGAAAGTATCGAATGTTGGGTTTCCTGCATTTCATGGAGAGGTGAAAATAATCGACCTCGACACTGGCCGAATTGTCCCAGTTGGTACGACTGGGGAGGTGCTCTTCAGAGGGAGTGCAATATTCGCTCGCTATTGGGGTGATGATAGCAAGACAAGAGAAGTTAAAACTGAGGATGGATGGTTTCGTACAGGAGATTTGGGCAAGATGAACGAACGTGGCATGCTGAGTATTATTGGTAGAAAAGATGACATGATCATCAAGGGAGCTCGTAATATCTATCCATCAGAAATAGAGCATGCTCTCACCGACCATCCGAAGATAAAGCTTCACAAAGTGGTTGCTGTACCCGATGAACGTTTTGTCAATGAGTTGTGTTTGTGTATAGTTCTCAAAGAGGGTGAAGCATCTACACAGGATGAAATAAAGCGTTATATAAAGAATAACATTGATGATTTCTGTATTCCAAgatacattttgtttatggAAACCTTTCCCGTTACAGAAACATCGAAAGTACGAGGAAAAGAACTGGCCATTTTGGCTGCAAACATTCTACATCTAGCCACCTAGAGAGTTTGTATTCGACAGATAAACAAAGATACTGATCAGCTAGGTCTGGCAGCCTGACAAAGTAAAGTACAAGAGATACTTTAATAAGACATCCCTAAGTTGATGATGGAATGAAACTGGTGGGTTATCTTACAATCCGAAAAGTAGTGAAAGTTGAACTTGGAGGACCGGAGAAAGAAAGCATTCACTATTATTTCGGCAACATCGCCGTTTGGGTTTCAGAAACAGTTGACAATGTGTCCCAGTATACTCACTCCAGCTTAATCATGCAACTGTGCATCATAATGTCCGCATGTTGACTGACTCGTAAGTTGTAAAGCTTTGATAAATATGTACTTTGGCGAACAGTCAATATCTAATTTTAGACCACAGTGGTTTTGAGAGTCTGAAAAACAAGCAAATGCTGCTAGGTCAATTTTTTAGTAAACCCTGCactaaaataaatgtatcaGTTATTTCAAATCCTAGTGCTCTTTGGTAAAAGATAGTTGTATTCTCAACAGGTCAGTATAAGCTGCcaaatttgtttgaaatcaCTTATAAAGTCTAGGAACTCATAGGCATGATTAATTATTTACTATAAGCAATTATTCCTGTAAATGTGTTATTAAGTTAATGATGACGGACGGTTCCGTGGTAACAGATCCACATAATATATTGAATGAAGATATTAGAATTTTACAAAACTCTTTATTCGTTTGATGTAATACAATTACTCCTCACTGAAGACCATTGTGGTGATTTTCTTCCTGTGATCTTTGATGTAGTCGTTTCAGTGATGCCAAATGTGACAGTTGCCAAGCCTTAATAACTGCTAATGAGCTTCTCAGTGCTAGCAATTCAATT
This window contains:
- the LOC144448461 gene encoding medium-chain acyl-CoA ligase ACSF2, mitochondrial-like, which gives rise to MSEKILSESYIHHASNRPYQNYAVGRLLDDVTKRFPNKEALVFMKDNTRKTFQELHRDVNQIAAGFLQFGFKPGDRVGIWAEENYDWVKTDFAISTAGIVSVRLPLASSPQRLRHLLDKLACKALITSLASVDSLKRLEGIASDITTMTDSKLSVEELPCLQNIISISPIQHPGIINLEAIIELGDGVGAREELEKTKRLPSLDDLYTIMFTSGSTGLPKAVAMPNRRFDDTRNSMEYLYDVTMETVKTEGLTHPHVNTCTSGAYTFAEGIMLVLGCTIVFPYPSQNTNALLSAIQKERCNTALLFPMHFIDITNHTDIGRLGLCSLKYVQAVGNVFSPSLLKTASSLLSTYVQQIYSSIECGLVTGHSVDATLDEKVSNVGFPAFHGEVKIIDLDTGRIVPVGTTGEVLFRGSAIFARYWGDDSKTREVKTEDGWFRTGDLGKMNERGMLSIIGRKDDMIIKGARNIYPSEIEHALTDHPKIKLHKVVAVPDERFVNELCLCIVLKEGEASTQDEIKRYIKNNIDDFCIPRYILFMETFPVTETSKVRGKELAILAANILHLAT